The Nostoc cf. commune SO-36 genomic sequence TTTTATTTCATTTTCTAGTGAATGATATTGTAGCAACCAACAACGAATTAATTCAACTGTGACTTTTCGTCCGTCATCAGATAAATAACGGCTTTCAATTAGTCTTTTCCATGCCTGAGATAGCTGTTCTGTCTGATTTATGTCATTTTTCCTAAGCAAATTTAATGGTTCTTCCGGAACTTTTTTTAGTTGCTTAATAGCTATCTCTTGACCTTCTGATACAGCTGACATAATGATTCTTTCTTCGACGGTCAGTACCTCCCATAAACCGTGCAAGAATGAATCAGCTTTTTCAATCGCTTCTTTTAAAATAGATTGCACATCAGTAGGTTCAATATTCCATTTCTTATTTTTTCTTGCTTGTTCAAAAATAGCCGAGCAAATAACTTGAGTAAAACATGGATGTCCTGCTGAGAGTTGTATAATTTCCTGTATTGCTTCTAATTCATATGTCAAAATACTTTCAGCAGGATTAACAATCATTCGTTTAGCGCTAGTATAATCTAGCAAACCAATTAGTTCGGATGGCGCATCCTTAAATAAACTCAGCAAGTTTGGTAAATCATTAAGATATCTTCCAATTACTGGGATGATAAATATTTTCTCTTGCTCTCTCGTTAGCTTTTTGAAGTAGTTACATAATGGTTGTTGCTCAACAGTATTAATATCGTTACTTTCATGATTTGCAACATCGAACTCATCAAGCAATAAGACTAAGCTTCTATTGTCTATTCTCTGATAAACTTTTGGGAGAAAATCCTTATCAAATGTTGATTCTTGGTGGAATGATTCTCTTGGCGGCAGTATCGACTTATCCTTAAGTGTCTCAGTGATTGAGTCAGCCAAATTGTACAGAATATCCATTAGACTTAACTTAGCTTGATCTTGCAGGTCAAATTGGATAAAAACAAATTTATCAAGCTTAACGGAATTGGGAATCTGTTTAAGTACAGATGATTTACCAATACGTCTTTGACCATGCAACAAGATAACTTTTACACCTTGGCTTAGATTATCTGTAATAAAGCTGAATAGACTTTCACGACCAAAAAAGCTGCTGGGTTCATGTATTGGGCGACCAAGAATGTAAGGATTTCTACGATTAGTTACTTCATTCATATTAATTGTCTGTACTAATTACCTGGCAATATAAATCCTTTAGGGAAAGCAGCTACTAACTTACCAAACCACTCCATAATCTTTGGAATTTTATCTTGATTGTTCCATAGCCATTTAATAGCTGTAGTGAATTTCTCCTTCTGCTGGCGACTCATCAAATTGAGAAAAAGTTTTTCTCGGGCTTGCAACCACTTCTCGTCAGTTTGCCAAAGTTCTTGAATTACCCAACGCTCCATTGTTGATGAAGTGAAAGAGTAAATGTTTTTCTCTTCTTGAACAGTGTGAGTTACTACACCTTGTTCTTCCAGCTTGATTAGTTCTGCTTCTCTTTGGCTAAAAATTAATTCAATACCACTAACATCAAATTGTTTTTGTTTATGTAGGCGACCTTTTAAAGCAGAAAGAGCCATGAGCATCAGTAAAGTTTGTTCTACTTCACTACACCTTTGCCAAATATGTTGAAAAATCTGTTGTGTCACACTTTCAAAATCGCTAACGAATTTATCTACACTTGGCGCATTTGCAGTGAGTAAATCTCCATGAAGTAGAAAACCAGATGTTTGTAGCAAAGACGGATGTCCGCCTGTAATTTCTTTAATTGCTTCCCGTAATTCTGGTATTCTTAATGTCTTAAATATGTCGTCAATTTCACTATTATTAAATGTCTTGAGTCGCAAAAATAGATAATGGTTGTACCACGGTGAAGCGTTGGGATTGAGCTTTGGGCCTAATTCATTGAGACGCTTCAGAGAAGTAACAATCATCGACAGATGTTGTCCTTCCGCAGAGTGAACAGCCAAATTACGGCACTCACTCAAAAATCTTTGCATCGCATCTTCCCCGTATTCTTGGTTCGTACCGAGCGCTACATGGAAGTCATCTATTAGCAACACAAGATATTTATTTTGTGCTTTAAACTTTCGTAATATCTCTCGCAGGCTATCTTTAGTCGGACTTCCTTTTTGCAAAATTGTATTAATATCAGCCTGCAATGTAGATTCATCTGTTAATTTATCTTTGACAAGGCTCAGTATTTCTCCCCAAAAACTGGCAGGTATGAAAGGAGCGATCCTCTCGCAACTAAAACGAACAATTACCGCTTGGGATGGATCCATTCCGTGGTCTTCCCAAGCTTGGGGTGATTCTAGTTTCTGCAAAAAGGAGGTTTTGCCCATACCTGAACCGCCCCAAATTGCTAAGTGGCTGTGGTTATAAATTTGATCAAAGGCAGCTGCAATTTCTGATGCTCGCCCGACAAAATGCTCTGGAGGTACTGGTTTTCCGACAACAAAAGGATTTTTTTGTCGCATGTAAGATTTTTAAATAAACACTTAAGTGAAATTAAGTAATATAGTATCACTTTTACATAACATTATAAAATGATTGCAATGCTTGATCGTAAATAAAAGGGTTTAATAGTCCTATATTTATACGTAGCCTCAGTTTGTGTTGGGGTTTAAATCCAGGACTGAGAATGTTTTCAATTTTGAATTGTTAACTATGGGGTTACTCAGTACTATAAGCCGAGGCATTTCTAAAGTTAATAGGTAATACCCAATTTCCAATGGCTAATAGGCAGTACTGAGTCTCTAATACCTAATCTCTAGCCCCCAATACCCAATTCAAATTGTAAAGCGCCAATCCCTCTATAGTGAAGGTTGACGCTTTACGGAAGTATATTTACTTAGTATGAGTTAGGGTCTTTTTTGGCTGACCCCATGTTATTAATACTTATGATCCCCGATTTTTGAATCACATTCAGATTCCTTAATGATCTCTTTAGATTTACTTTCCTGACGTTTTCTCAAGTTTTGTGAATTTTCTTTTTCTTGGGGGTAATAGAGGCTCCCAGAATTTCCGATATCCAAACTTCAAAGTTGCGGATGGGATGAGAGCGGAGGGCTTCGTCTGCATGGACAATCGGTTCAACTAGAATGGTAAACATTCCCAGGCGATTACCTGCGATGACATCCGTAAATAAGCGATCGCCTACCATCCCCACTTGATGCACTGGTAGATCCATTCCCCTAAGTGCTGCTCTAATTTTGCGTCGGGAAGGCTTGGCTGCACCTAAGTAGTAAGGTAGATTAAGCGATCGCGCAATTCCACCAATTCGCGCTTCACTCAGGTTGTTACTCACCAAGCACAATACAGTACACGTGCGAATTTGCTCCACCCACTCTCGTAGTTCTAGCGAAGCTATGCCTACTGTAAAAGGTACTAAAGTTTCATCTACATCCAATACCAGCCCTTTCAGCCCGTATTTTTGGATAATATCTGGTGTTAGGTTCAACACTGAACCCTCTAAAATCAAATCAGGCTGTAAAAGATTGTTCCAGGCCATAGTCAACAGTCAAATTTAAGTAGTTCTAGACAAATGAGCATAACCCAATATAGTTTAGTTAGTCGGACTCGATTCTGGGATATCTCCCTGAACACTTTGAGATAAAATCCCTAAAATTTTATCTATCTCTTTAATGTAATAATTATTCAAATCAATAAATATATCGTTTTCTTCTAACTTCAAAAACTTCCAAATATCCCCCGTTGTTACCGCGCCATAAATTTTCCTAATTTCATTTCCTTCTTGTTGATTAAACAATTGTGCTGCCAACATTGTCGCTGCACATTGACCTAATCCACTTTTAATATTTTCATTTTTTGCTTCAATAATAACCACCACAGGTACATTAATTGTTAGTTGCTCTTTAGCACGGCTAATGATAAAATCACAATAGCCATTTAGACCTTTTTCAGCATCTACATTAAAATCTGTTCCTGAAAATAAACTAATTGGATAACTAGCCCTACGTCTTACCTCCAACAAAATCGGAGTGATAATCATTTCTGAACGAGCTTTTTCAGTATTAATTGCTAAAGCCAATTCTGCTGTTTCTTCTAAAGAATTTATAAGTTTCTCGCTTGGCTGTAAAGGTTCGATGTCGGCACATAAATCAGTTTCTTCATCAATGTGGATGCTGAATGACTTTTTAAATTTACTTAATGTAAAGTCGCTATAAGCCATTTTCAGCACCTCATCCCAATTTTGGATTTTGCGGAAAGTTGTAAGAAGGGTTTCCCTCCGTGGCAAACTTTTCAAGACGGATAATGGAATTAAAATCCCTACCAAACTGCTTTTTCCAGAATCTTAAACAATACTAATTGTCCCAATTTAGTGTCAATGATTCATTGCTTCCACATTTAATGGGACATGGTAAAAGGTTTAGCTAGATTTTGATTACAATCAAAACTTTCAATTAAAAAATTCAAAATGAAAACGTTACATTTTGAATTTTTAATCTTATTCCACTTCATTAAAAAGATGTTCTTCTAACAGAGGCTGCACTTTGCGAAACTCCTCTGGAGAGAGTAATTCAGGTTCACCTGTTTTCGTTATCCGGGCAAAAAACAACAAGGGATCGAGGGGTGTATAAATTGCATACTCTTGATCTTCATCATAGAAGCTAGCGAGTAGTTGTAATTGTTCTGGCTCTAAATCTTCCCCTTCGTCTTCGATTTCTAAGGTGAAGAGTTCTGATTCTTCAACTGGCGGTAAATCACCTTCAACTGTCAAAGCATAAGCTGTATTTTTCAATACCAGGTTCTGCTCAGATAACACAGCTTGGGCATTAGCAAAAATTTGCTCAATAATGGCATCATCTTCTACCAGAACCGCTTCTTCTTCCTCACCGTCACCTTCCCAAGAAAAAATTTCTACAGGTGAGTCTACAGGAAGAAGCAAAACATATTCTTGCTCATCAACCTCAAGTCGATGCTCTACATAACAGTCGAGCGATCGCCCTTTGTCATCGGTTAAAGTGATGGAACCCGCATGAGCGTTATCATTTTCTTCAGAGAATGGAGAGGAAAACATAGCCAAATGTAGAAATTTAATAAATACCAGCAAGTTTGGAAATCGCTTAACTATTTTTTCATGACATATTATGTCAAGCAAATAGCTTTATACATAGATACAACTGCTGGCTAATCGTTTTCAGAATATCATGTTAAAAGGTATCAATATTCAATAGCCGCAACTGAACTGCGGGAACTGGCACGCTTAACATCCAGCCATTGTTGCAAAATCAAAGCGGCTGCCTTGCGGTCAATCAAACCTTTATGGTGTGATGGGGAGCGGTTTTCAGCTATCAGCAGTTGCTCTGCTTGATATGAAGTTAATCGCTCATCCATATATTCCACAGGCAGTTTTAGTGCTTTAGAAAGCCTTGTAGTAAATTTCTGAACTTGACGAGCCTGAAATCCTAGTGAGCCATCCATTGAATAAGGTAAGCCCATAACGAGAACTTGCACTTCACGTTCATTAACTATTTGTCGGATTTGCTCCACATCGCGCTCAAAAGATGTACGCTCAATTGTGGTGATTCCCGTGGCAATTAAACCCGTGCGATCGCACCCGGCTACACCAATCCGTTTGCGACCAAAATCTAGCCCCAACGCTGAAATAAAAGGTTTCGGTTGCTCTGGGGATATCACAATTAATTCTCCTGCTGTGCATCTGCTGATTCAGAAATCGGCGATGCTTCGATGCTAGGGTTTTTTACCGAAAAGTTAATTGGTTCTGACTTACTTGGCAATGGTTTATCCGACGATGGCAGTTGTCCTGGTTGTATCCATGACATCCCACCGGGGATAGGTTTACGTGCTGGTTGTAAACCTTGCAACATATCAGTCCACTGAATTCCTTCTAAGGAGACAAATTTAGACTCCCGTAGCTTGTGCCACACAGAGCGAGACATAACTAACGTATGTTCTATGCGTTTTGCTCCAATTCGCTCCAGATACTCTTCTCGCTCTGCCTGATAGTCTGAGGAGGCTAGCTGTAACCCTTGCTGGGGAAAATCTTGGGCAATACGAGCTAGTTGAGATAGTAATTCTGGATATAGCCAAGTGTAAGCAGGATGAACCGTCAGCGTTGCAGCATGGGGAACTTCACCCTTACGGTCAAGCTGCACCTGAAAATAGCCGATCGCAGCTTTGCGCTGGGGTTCAAATACGTAACCACTGACTACTTCTGTTTTAGTTAGCCATTGCTTGACTGCATCAGTTAAAGCGCCAAACAAACTGGTTTTAAAGTCGCGGGTATTGCGGTCAAAAACTTGACGTACCAAAGGTGGCATCGATGCCGTATCTAGTTGATACAACAATTGGGCATCAGCATTACTCACTGGCAACAGGTTGGGCAAGTCTGGCTCTGCTTGTGCCAATTCAGCCAGTAATTCTGGGTCAATTTCCCAGTATGTCATTTCTGCCAGACGCTGGAATCCATTTTGTCGATATAGTGCTAGCGCCTCAATGTCGTTGATGTTAACTTCCAGTAGCCAGGTACGAGCTTCCAAAATCGATTCAAAGCAATGACGCAAAAGTTGCGATCCAATTCCTTGTTTATCGACACCACGCTCTAATAGCACTTGATCAATCCGCCAAGTACTGCGTGTCCGGTTAAAAGGTGATACTTGAATCATTCCTAAAAGCATCCGCCCTTGCTCTGCGATATAAGCACAGAGGCGATACTGGAGCGGGTTAGGAAACCAACTCAAAAATT encodes the following:
- a CDS encoding YqeG family HAD IIIA-type phosphatase, whose product is MAWNNLLQPDLILEGSVLNLTPDIIQKYGLKGLVLDVDETLVPFTVGIASLELREWVEQIRTCTVLCLVSNNLSEARIGGIARSLNLPYYLGAAKPSRRKIRAALRGMDLPVHQVGMVGDRLFTDVIAGNRLGMFTILVEPIVHADEALRSHPIRNFEVWISEILGASITPKKKKIHKT
- a CDS encoding ATP-binding protein, with amino-acid sequence MRQKNPFVVGKPVPPEHFVGRASEIAAAFDQIYNHSHLAIWGGSGMGKTSFLQKLESPQAWEDHGMDPSQAVIVRFSCERIAPFIPASFWGEILSLVKDKLTDESTLQADINTILQKGSPTKDSLREILRKFKAQNKYLVLLIDDFHVALGTNQEYGEDAMQRFLSECRNLAVHSAEGQHLSMIVTSLKRLNELGPKLNPNASPWYNHYLFLRLKTFNNSEIDDIFKTLRIPELREAIKEITGGHPSLLQTSGFLLHGDLLTANAPSVDKFVSDFESVTQQIFQHIWQRCSEVEQTLLMLMALSALKGRLHKQKQFDVSGIELIFSQREAELIKLEEQGVVTHTVQEEKNIYSFTSSTMERWVIQELWQTDEKWLQAREKLFLNLMSRQQKEKFTTAIKWLWNNQDKIPKIMEWFGKLVAAFPKGFILPGN
- a CDS encoding DUF3727 domain-containing protein, which produces MFSSPFSEENDNAHAGSITLTDDKGRSLDCYVEHRLEVDEQEYVLLLPVDSPVEIFSWEGDGEEEEAVLVEDDAIIEQIFANAQAVLSEQNLVLKNTAYALTVEGDLPPVEESELFTLEIEDEGEDLEPEQLQLLASFYDEDQEYAIYTPLDPLLFFARITKTGEPELLSPEEFRKVQPLLEEHLFNEVE
- a CDS encoding GNAT family N-acetyltransferase, whose translation is MTSLLPRNLSVVIRPVQYRDLDGIERITQESFAALSPKGAGFAINQMLMLRRWYGLLKFLSWFPNPLQYRLCAYIAEQGRMLLGMIQVSPFNRTRSTWRIDQVLLERGVDKQGIGSQLLRHCFESILEARTWLLEVNINDIEALALYRQNGFQRLAEMTYWEIDPELLAELAQAEPDLPNLLPVSNADAQLLYQLDTASMPPLVRQVFDRNTRDFKTSLFGALTDAVKQWLTKTEVVSGYVFEPQRKAAIGYFQVQLDRKGEVPHAATLTVHPAYTWLYPELLSQLARIAQDFPQQGLQLASSDYQAEREEYLERIGAKRIEHTLVMSRSVWHKLRESKFVSLEGIQWTDMLQGLQPARKPIPGGMSWIQPGQLPSSDKPLPSKSEPINFSVKNPSIEASPISESADAQQEN
- the ruvX gene encoding Holliday junction resolvase RuvX is translated as MISPEQPKPFISALGLDFGRKRIGVAGCDRTGLIATGITTIERTSFERDVEQIRQIVNEREVQVLVMGLPYSMDGSLGFQARQVQKFTTRLSKALKLPVEYMDERLTSYQAEQLLIAENRSPSHHKGLIDRKAAALILQQWLDVKRASSRSSVAAIEY